In Pochonia chlamydosporia 170 chromosome Unknown PCv3seq00009, whole genome shotgun sequence, a genomic segment contains:
- a CDS encoding antigen (similar to Metarhizium acridum CQMa 102 XP_007815567.1), with translation MPRPNASLPLSPEELAQAVADLAEYMSPSRAKFSICGGAASMLVRMQNGLPLRSTEDIDLVVQPTAGVTAQSISTWLLQNYPTAFVAKKHYGVSVPALAFHRSDGSVKHIEIEIFDVNAWPQRPQYNLDSPDNDVTMVSISGVQVPVFSARWLLREKIMTAFDRQGTRKERSDLDDACALLDTVEPSSVDLTNKEAAVRHLIARRPDVRQSLELKIVCPAVLGMPWTWNEPAAVYWRWEKDQLRYLDADLRRHKFKWDEMTQVWYLTAGGQDWFYSAENADIALWT, from the coding sequence ATGCCTCGGCCTAACGCCTCTCTGCCTCTTTCCCCCGAGGAGCTCGCTCAGGCTGTTGCAGATCTCGCGGAATACATGTCTCCGTCACGAGCGAAATTCAGCATTTGTGGTGGTGCCGCGTCTATGCTTGTTCGAATGCAAAATGGCCTTCCTCTTCGCAGCACCGAGGACATCGACCTAGTTGTTCAACCCACAGCGGGTGTGACGGCCCAGAGCATCTCAACCTGGCTTTTACAAAACTATCCCACTGCTTTTGTTGCGAAAAAACATTATGGTGTCTCCGTCCCAGCACTTGCGTTTCATAGATCTGATGGATCTGTTAAACACATTGAGATTGAGATATTCGACGTCAATGCCTGGCCCCAAAGACCTCAATACAACCTTGACAGTCCAGACAACGATGTAACTATGGTCTCCATATCAGGCGTCCAGGTTCCTGTCTTCAGTGCTCGCTGGCTTCTCCGCGAGAAGATAATGACGGCTTTTGACCGGCAGGGAacaaggaaggagcgatcAGACCTAGACGACGCTTGCGCTCTTCTGGATACCGTAGAGCCGAGCAGCGTCGACTTGACGAACAAGGAGGCGGCGGTCCGACACCTGATCGCGAGGAGGCCGGACGTACGCCAGTCATTGGAGCTCAAAATCGTTTGTCCAGCCGTTCTGGGGATGCCATGGACGTGGAACGAACCGGCTGCGGTGTACTGGCGATGGGAAAAGGATCAGTTGCGATACCTTGACGCGGATCTTCGACGCCATAAGTTCAAATGGGACGAGATGACACAAGTGTGGTATTTAACCGCTGGGGGCCAAGATTGGTTTTACAGCGCGGAGAATGCAGACATTGCACTCTGGACTTAA
- a CDS encoding casein kinase 1, delta (similar to Cordyceps militaris CM01 XP_006665241.1), whose protein sequence is MKDILVNKRYRVDYKIGEGGFGLVYAGTDIETKHEVAIKLTHVRDGPEALKYEADAYATLSRGVGIPRFLWYGEEGEFYVLVHELLGLSLEDLFEYCNRKFSLKTVLLIADQAVRRIKYIHTHGYLHCDIKPENFLMGNGKNGNVLYTIDFGLARDFDASEGHGVRDDRPFGGTARYATLRNHSGLEQSRADDLESLGYVLVYLARGSLPWQGLKASTEKELAELIKQKKASKRAKKTPGGTGSGQNRVQKKHASSGRGQFFEYSRLGSVREGLDGRIEFKIYWKPTWGTLEDLRGARALKEAEVLTVNYYDQDIWDEEMRKSGRLGLHTDTE, encoded by the exons ATGAAG GACATTCTTGTCAACAAGAGATATCGCGTTGATTACAAGattggagaaggaggctTCGGTCTCGTCTACGCTG GGACTGATATTGAGACGAAGCATGAAGTTGCGATAAAACTCACGCATGTACGAGATGGCCCCGAGGCACTTAAATATGAAGCCGATGCATATGCCACGCTCTCTAGAGGTGTTGGAATCCCACGATTTCTCTGGTATGGAGAGGAGGGTGAATTCTATGTTTTGGTGCACGAACTTCTGGGGTTGTCTCTGGAGGATCTGTTTGAGTACTGCAATCGGAAATTTTCGCTCAAAACCGTCCTTCTCATAGCCGACCAAGCTGTCCGTCGAATCAAATACATTCACACTCATGGCTATCTACATTGCGACATTAAGCCGGAAAATTTTCTCATGGGAAACGGAAAGAATGGCAACGTGCTTTACACAATTGATTTCGGCCTTGCCAGAGACTTTGATGCTAGTGAAGGGCATGGAGTTCGGGACGACCGTCCTTTTGGAGGCACCGCTCGATATGCCACGCTCAGGAATCATAGCGGACTTG AACAGTCTCGGGCCGATGATCTAGAATCTTTGGGATATGTTCTTGTATACCTCGCGCGTGGCTCTCTGCCGTGGCAGGGCTTGAAGGCATCGACTGAGAAGGAGCTGGCCGAACTGATCAAGCAAAAAAAAGCAAGC AAGcgggcgaagaagacgccaGGGGGTACTGGCTCTGGCCAAAACCGTGTTCAGAAGAAGCACGCCTCGTCCGGCAGAGGCCAGTTTTTTGAATACTCACGATTGGGATCAGTGCGAGAAGGATTGGACGGACGCATTGAGTTCAAGATCTATTGGAAACCAACTTGGGGGACTCTCGAGGACCTTCGGGGAGCTCGGGCATTGAAAGAGGCGGAGGTACTTACAGTAAATTACTACGATCAAGATATATGGGATGAGGAGATGCGCAAGTCTGGTCGTCTTGGTTTACATACGGACACCGAGTAG
- a CDS encoding prion-inhibition and propagation domain-containing protein: MTEIFGATAGALGVAGLFNNCVTCFEYIQLSRHFGEDFERFQLKLDLARNRLGRWGEVVDVNNNPLSRAILAYDKSKRYEAGKSQESLGTLGEDDMRPLARRLHDQILARARRRQGDTNLIKKTAWALYDRKRLGQLLVEIKELVEELEGLLPAAEGTRSRLVELEVEEVRDEPGLLTLRDAASSTDELLSKAAAEKVKEFTGRNQAKDIKSQQTARVRVGNAWSDGALGSSMGIVDRTENIAGTIEATGKSIVNIGNQFGGPSN; the protein is encoded by the exons ATGACAGAAATCTTTGGAGCCACTGCCGGTGCTTTGGGTGTGGCGGGCTTGTTCAACAATTGCGTCACCTGTTTCGAATACATCCAGCTTAGCCGCCACTTCGGCGAAGACTTTGAACGATTCCAGCTCAAACTCGACCTAGCCAGAAACCGCCTTGGGCGATGGGGCGAGGTGGTCGACGTCAACAATAATCCGCTTTCCAGAGCGAT TCTTGCCTATGACAAGTCGAAGCGATACGAAGCAGgcaagagtcaagagtctCTGGGGACCTTGGGGGAGGATGATATGCGGCCATTAGCCCGACGGCTTCACGACCAGATACTGGCTCGCGCCCGTCGAAGACAGGGCGATACAAACCTGATCAAGAAGACGGCATGGGCGCTCTATGATAGAAAGAGACTCGGGCAACTGCTCGTGGAAATCAAAGAGCTGGTTGAAGAACTGGAGGGGCTCCTTCCAGCCGCGGAGGGAACCCGTAGCCGCCTCGTGGAGTTGGAAGTCGAGGAAGTACGCGACGAGCCGGGCTTATTAACCTTGCGAGACGCCGCTTCTAGCACTGACGAGCTCCTATCAAAAGCTGCGGCGGAGAAGGTCAAAGAGTTCACAGGACGgaaccaagccaaggacatcaagAGCCAACAGACCGCGAGAGTGCGGGTCGGCAACGCATGGAGTGATGGGGCCCTTGGTAGTTCTATGGGCATTGTAGACAGGACAGAGAATATTGCGGGGACTATCGAAGCCACTGGGAAATCTATAGTCAATATTGGTAATCAGTTTGGTGGGCCAAGTAACTGA
- a CDS encoding alpha-L-fucosidase (similar to Metarhizium robertsii ARSEF 23 XP_007825997.1), translating to MATGVRRTAPKVAIYGYIKSDEGCSAAVYDTANDDWHGVGIKANCSTAGEETPDLKWLSSVIEKHLGINYTDIQEDEDEAWKTDEMDPQGASFTIQIWPRKEMLDYGCRSTDKFETTLLDITNLRRLDAIAYRCFWKDQDCVLKYIETDADSTVIESEIERRSALIEMSQIPASQAKSEMSRRFCVVPILAVVVADWHPAKPGKVVGILMPYAGEDLAKKRKKSGSNLDLTLQQLQGLVRGVRELGACEVVHGDIKPWNTLLQPSAAAAGPARLMLIDIGMELLGYPGDARALGNVLLFCLENAPALRNDEQAGLRVMYAAKELLNAKLDKAIEYLSATKLIHVESKGVTEAEIESLREELWPRPNVH from the coding sequence ATGGCAACAGGTGTTCGACGGACCGCCCCAAAAGTTGCAATCTACGGCTATATAAAGTCTGATGAGGGATGCTCTGCGGCTGTGTACGATACAGCTAACGACGATTGGCATGGTGTAGGAATCAAAGCAAACTGTTCGACGGCGGGAGAAGAGACACCGGATTTGAAGTGGTTATCCAGCGTGATTGAAAAACATCTCGGAATCAATTACACCGACATccaggaagacgaagacgaggcgTGGAAAACGGATGAGATGGACCCTCAGGGCGCTTCGTTTACTATTCAAATATGGCCGCGTAAAGAAATGCTTGACTATGGTTGCAGATCCACTGACAAATTCGAGACCACACTCTTGGACATTACAAACCTGCGCCGACTTGATGCCATAGCTTACAGATGTTTTTGGAAAGATCAAGACTGCGTACTGAAGTACATTGAAACCGATGCCGACTCGACTGTAATTGAGTCTGAAATTGAAAGACGAAGTGCTCTTATAGAAATGAGCCAAATACCGGCGAGTCAAGCTAAGTCGGAGATGTCCAGGCGCTTCTGTGTTGTCCCAAttcttgccgttgttgtggcTGATTGGCACCCCGCGAAACCCGGGAAGGTTGTCGGCATCCTCATGCCATATGCCGGCGAGgatttggcaaagaagagaaagaagagtGGAAGTAACCTGGACCTCACacttcaacagcttcaaggcTTGGTCCGAGGGGTGCGAGAGCTTGGGGCGTGTGAGGTGGTCCACGGTGACATAAAGCCATGGAACACGCTTCTTCAGCCGTCCGCAGCGGCTGCTGGGCCGGCCCGCCTAATGCTCATCGATATTGGCATGGAGCTTCTAGGATATCCCGGGGACGCAAGGGCGTTAGGAAACGTGTTATTGTTTTGTCTCGAAAACGCGCCGGCATTGAGAAACGACGAACAAGCTGGATTAAGGGTGATGTACGCGGCGAAAGAGCTTTTGAACGCAAAACTTGATAAGGCCATTGAGTACTTATCGGCGACAAAGCTGATCCACGTAGAATCCAAAGGCGTAACGGAAGCGGAAATTGAGTCTCTCCGGGAGGAGTTATGGCCAAGGCCGAATGTTCATTAA